The Manduca sexta isolate Smith_Timp_Sample1 chromosome 15, JHU_Msex_v1.0, whole genome shotgun sequence genome includes the window aggctatatatcatcacgctatccccaataggagtggagcagtaatggctaatctcaggaacaaccagttcgaactgaaaaattcgttttgtgttggatagccctttatttgtggagtgctatagcctatatatcatcacgctatgaccaataggagcggagcagtaatgaaacatgttgcaaaaacggggacaatttattagttttgagagcttccgttgtgtgcgctgcgtaaacggttaaagttatgatacagtgatgtatgacgggattgatcctcttaaaaagttctacagaaatgtattataaaacaaagtcccccgctgcatctgtctgcctgaacgtgttaaactcaaaaactacccaacgtattaagatgaaatttggtatggagacaatttgagaccctgggaagaacataggctcccgggaaactactacttttataacggaaaactttagcctgaaaaactttataacgcgggcggagccgcgggcaaaagttagtaaacttataattgtatttactcGATCACTCTGTGATCGTAAATTGAGTTTTGTTTTCTCTTTTAGAAAGTGTGTGGCCTCTTCCCACACATTTTAcaccaaaattattatataagctGAAGATTGACGATTCATTTGTGGAACCCCTGCCTGTGATGCCGtgggaagtgaagaaagaaaaGGCCGAAGACGAGGAGAAAGAAGAACAGCAGAGCGGGAGTTCTTCTAGTGATTAGTGCATTTGTGGCGTATAATATTGTACTCTATCAACTTTGTGAAGGGATTATAAGTCCTTATGTTATTGTTATGGTAGAcagaatattaaacatttttaaggtGACCATATTAAACTGCAGCTGTGGTCGCTGTAACGAAAGCTAGTCACTTTTTTTAACAGTTATGTTGATTGTTGGGTATATATACAAATCTATAATGTATACTCGTATCATGTCTATCAATAATAAATGCACTCACTCGTTTAACggaattttattcttataaataaccAACGACTGAGCCATAGTAATAATATCTTGTCCGCGGAAGATAGAGTTTAtagttagatatatttttgctatgttGGGCGAAATGGGGATCCAGAGGTAATCTAcgctaataaattataagatatttgtatgttaAATGTGGTATTATAACTACTTAGTTCTATCAAAATTATGTGGTATAAGCAAGACTTATAGACGGATGCAGTCGGTTGCAGTTAATAGTAAAAGTaagtaaaaatgtatgtatagtaTTTCTTAAATCATACATGATACTTAGTGTAACTCTTCATGCAAGTGAATTAATGTAACGTCGATAATGTAAGCTAATATACCCATCTGATTTGTAACATTATTGCTAATATTGTAAATCGTATTCTAGGTAGATACTTGTTGCTATAGTAATATCGATCTGTGTATTAACTTCGTTTACTCCAAGTACCAGTACACGGTTTAAAGTGTTTTGTGCGTACCTATTGGTAATATGaataaagttaaagaaaataaaaagaagagtCGAAGACAAATAAGGAAGACTGTCGCTGGGATAAAGCTTCCTCCAATAGAAGCAATACAAGACAGTAAATTGAAAACTATTAAGGACATTGACCCTGCATACTACTCTTTAGTTGAGGGGAGACCAATCAGGCCCAATAAGTCTCTCCACgcttataaacataatattaaaaatattgcccTGAATAGAACTTTACATGGCTTTCTTGTGGATGAAATCTTAAGGATCAATAGGGAAATAGAaacagaaagaaatatttacaaaacagcTTCGAAACACTTTGAAGAATATCAGAATAGTTTTGATAAATTTCTTGCcgacaacaataataaaacaattgcaGTGATGAGGAAGTCTGATACTTTGGCGAGGGAGTTAACGAACCAAACAGAAGAACACAAGCAAGCTAATTATGAGATGGCATCTTTGAAGTCTAAACTGCAGTACATCGATGAAACACTGACAATCTTGTTGTCATTTCAAGATTTTCTGAATAAAGCATCTCCAATATTGTGGcaagaaaaaaagaatattaaggTGGACGTTAAATATTCGGAAATTTTCTTTATGGATACGAATATCTTTCAGAAAGTTGATATTGATACTATAACAAAACGACTCAAGGATCTTCCTTCCCCGAAACTTTATTTTCAGACCCCAGAACAGTTAGTTGTTGTATTCCACACACTGGAGAAacaaaatttgaattatttgctCGTAACAGAGGAACTTAACtcagaaaaaaataagtttttgaaAGCTCTAGATATTCTTAAAGAAATGTTACGCGAAGAATTAGACAACATAAAACAGAAGGTGagtaacaacataatattaacaaagtAGGTAACTGGATATGTATTTCGGGTACGTAACTTTACTAGTTAAGTATATAAAAGCGTTTTTGAAAATATCTTGATCAAAACTCCTTTTGAACCCAGTTAAAACTTGAAAGCAGAACTGCATCATTAAGGAAACGTACTTAAAGTTATAGTTACTTACATTTTTGACCactattcaataaatttataccTTTATAGGTAGCAAAAATGGTGGGCATATccctaacaaaaataatttcccagaagagaaaaaaaaatcatacttgcataaatgtactacataaaaaacaaaatacatgttTATAATGTAGTAGGAACTAGGAaggttattatatatattttgttatctttGCAGATAGAAGCTACGGAGGATctgataaaacaaaatgaaattagaGAAATcgaagctaaaaatattttttacaaaattttagagcataaaattaaatatttggtgTCATCGGAGATGGCTTTGCAGATTTTTAACTACATTGAATTTACATATGAATACCTAATTGCTCCAAACGATGCCAATCTAAGTTCTTTAGACATGGCACTGGCGCTGGAAACGGAGTATGATAATTTGATGTTAGATATTTCCAGATTTAATTTAGACGATATAAAAGAAATTGAGACCGAAACATATGAGTTCGGAATAAAGGAAATTAAGCGAGCTAAAGAAGCTTCTAAACTTCTTAAGGatgttgataaattaaatagacGACTTCAGTCTTGTTATGAACCATCAAGGAAGAAAAAAACtgaatagatttatttaacccagtaatttttataataaattggttATTTTCATTAGGtatccataaataatatttttccgcAGAAGTTGTAAAACTACCAAGCATAATAAGTAGGAAGGAATATAGGATATAGGTCCTCCCAAGTATGAACGCATGTGAGGATAAGCTTTATCATTTATCTATGAATAACATTATTGGGCATATTACTAAATCAATCCCACCTTTGAGTACGATTTTGAGTAGATATATAATGCATTGAACCAATAAACGAAGTTTATCATTTCAGAACTCGTTCTCAGCTGAATCGgtgttgtttaataaataaaaatcaattatcaAAATCCATCATATGCTTTGATTTGAGAAATAATTTCAGATTTGGTTGTTATccgtttattaaatagcgataATCTTAAGCATTTGTTAATACGGCCTTATGATTGGACGGTTGTTGACTTGAGACTGAACCACCTCTACTTTGTTTACTGAGGGACACTAAATAATGGCCAATTACAATGGAATAGGTACCTGACATGGTCGCTTTTAACATTTGACTATTTTTTTCCACACGGCaacttattttcatataaactaCAATAGCGCCTACAAAAGGCACTTCGGTGATCGCATTCTATTTAGTATCAAGTAAGTATATCCTGAGGGAAATAAGGATAACAGACTCCCGAGCtgccatttaatttttatatttataaattttgttaaaaggGCAGAACCGTCTTTAATAATCTTCCGGAGTCTTTCTTTAGAAGTTGTTGAGCTGGTGTGGATGCAGGACACTGTTTTAATTTAGTACCTTATAGTTAATACTGATagactttatataatttttgaggTGATAAGATTTAGCATACCTACTgccttataatttttttttaattattaaattccgttgcttttgtttaataattttaagtataaagcattatttttagctgaaatttataaataattgtaatttaaatttgtactttaatttttttggatttaGAGCATTTTATGTCAATGTGATTTCGTAAGTTAGTCACGCGTCTTTTTTTGAAGCAGTCTAGATGGTTAAGATAAAAAcatgtacattaaaataatattttgagcCTATTGGAATTTactgacaaaataaaactttttgtaaGTAATTATGAACGACGACAAAAATTcagtttttatcgatataaaacaGTCAATAAATTATACTGAAAAGCTATTGTATTCTACGAAGaagaaaatgataaaacaaacaaaaaatactccAAAGAAACCTTCAGaatcagcaataaaaaaatatattttacctggAAGCAAACCTTTGGAcgtaaaaaattttaaaagggcAGATTTCCTTTTGCCctgtaaattatttactaagAGTCAAGAAAAGGAAAGGCTTCGAAAGCGATTAGCAATTAAAGCTGATgaggaatataaaattataagcacTGATATGCAGAATCGTTTGCATGTTATTTCATCACCAAATGGCGTTCGCGCCATAACAGACGTGGATAAGGACTTCTACAGGTATTTCGATGTTCGCCCTATGTATAATTATGCACCTCTTTACAAATCTTTCAAATGTTTGCTGAGCAAACTTATAAGAATTAAACAGGAAATAGGGTATagaaaagataatatattaaatatcgaAGTTAATCATAACAAAGAACTAAAGATGTATAACGAAACCGCGAAGAGATGTACAGAGCAAgctaaatattttgatacttttatttCCGATGATTATCAACAGTCTATGGcttgtttaaataaatggaaCGACTTGGCAGTAAAACTAAATGAAAAGGTGTTAGAAATGCAATGTTTGGCTGgagaaatatttacaacaaagtCTCGATTAGTGGGATTAGATTATATGTATGGCCTTCAGCAAAAATAcggaagatttttatattacttatcaCCTCCTTCCTGGCGTGCTAAACACAGAGAATTTGCTCGATCTGTTGAAATAGAAGCAAAGGGCTTTGATTTTGGAATGTCCAACGAAGATGACgcttttaatgttatattcGAAAAAATGAAACGAGAGTGCTCTAGCGGGTTAGTTAGACCTCCGTTATATTTTGAAGATGCAGCTGACTTGATGACCATTTTTGACACCATAGGGAAACAACAGCAGTACCATTTTACACAAGTAGGGCAAGTAGCCCCACACGCGAAGAGTTTAATGGaaggtattaaaattttgaaagagTTAATTGCCCAAGACAGCATTAGTATTAACAATACAATTAAGAATTTTGAAACTATTCTGAATTTTGATGAAGAAAGAAGTGCTCAGCTGGAGTTTTCGTTTTTTAAACTGGTGTACGGTTCGTTTTACAATAGTGTTGGTGCTCCAGAAGTACTGGAActtcaattacatttaaatttttgttatgaGAAAGTATTTTCCGAGAAACCTATGAGCATGGACATAGTGACAGTAGCAAGAGCATTGGAATCTTGCTACCTGGACTATAACAAGCGGTTAGACGCATTACAAag containing:
- the LOC115451337 gene encoding uncharacterized protein LOC115451337, producing MNDDKNSVFIDIKQSINYTEKLLYSTKKKMIKQTKNTPKKPSESAIKKYILPGSKPLDVKNFKRADFLLPCKLFTKSQEKERLRKRLAIKADEEYKIISTDMQNRLHVISSPNGVRAITDVDKDFYRYFDVRPMYNYAPLYKSFKCLLSKLIRIKQEIGYRKDNILNIEVNHNKELKMYNETAKRCTEQAKYFDTFISDDYQQSMACLNKWNDLAVKLNEKVLEMQCLAGEIFTTKSRLVGLDYMYGLQQKYGRFLYYLSPPSWRAKHREFARSVEIEAKGFDFGMSNEDDAFNVIFEKMKRECSSGLVRPPLYFEDAADLMTIFDTIGKQQQYHFTQVGQVAPHAKSLMEGIKILKELIAQDSISINNTIKNFETILNFDEERSAQLEFSFFKLVYGSFYNSVGAPEVLELQLHLNFCYEKVFSEKPMSMDIVTVARALESCYLDYNKRLDALQSGKIKMAVLKCIEIERHKFKRAKVAARELRNFSRLERNLRRACEPPVSSRSAVVPVVKRVDNKKMRDQKIKAKAVTKQYNITDSEKEYLTLFTDWTENEDPANYLRDFTDSKE
- the LOC115451381 gene encoding uncharacterized protein LOC115451381, whose translation is MNKVKENKKKSRRQIRKTVAGIKLPPIEAIQDSKLKTIKDIDPAYYSLVEGRPIRPNKSLHAYKHNIKNIALNRTLHGFLVDEILRINREIETERNIYKTASKHFEEYQNSFDKFLADNNNKTIAVMRKSDTLARELTNQTEEHKQANYEMASLKSKLQYIDETLTILLSFQDFLNKASPILWQEKKNIKVDVKYSEIFFMDTNIFQKVDIDTITKRLKDLPSPKLYFQTPEQLVVVFHTLEKQNLNYLLVTEELNSEKNKFLKALDILKEMLREELDNIKQKVSNNIILTK